The genomic interval ATGCCGCGCGCTGCACCCGTGACCAGGGCGCGACGGCCACCCAGCGGGCGGGTCCAGTCGCCTACCTGGCGGGTGCAGGCTTCCAGGCGCAGTACCTGGCCTGAAACAAAGGCACTCTTGGGCGAGAGGAAGAAGCGCAAGGCGCCTTCCAGTTGGTCTTCGGCACCGGGCCCGACATACAGCAGCTGGGCGGTCGCACCGTTGAGCAGTTCCTTGGCCAGCGAGCGGCTGAAGCCTTCGAGGGCCCGTTGGGCCACGCTGGCCAACGGGTTGGCGAGGCTTTCCGGAGCGCGCCCCAGCACCACGATATGGGCGGATGGGGCCAGGCTGCGTAGCAGTGGCTGGAAAAACTCGCGCAACTGCTTCAGCGCATCGCTGTCGGACAGATGACTGGCATCGAACACCACGGCTTTGATTTTCGGCCCCAGGCCGGCTACCCAGGGTTCGGCCTGCAGGTGCTCGGCGTTAAAGCTGTAAAGCGCGTCGGTCAGGCGCGGGGCAATGGCTTCGACCTGGCCTGCCAACGGCCCGCCACCCAGTACCAGGGCCCCTTCAACCGGGCGCAGGCGGCCGGCCTGCCAGCGCTCCAGCGGCGCCGGGCGTGGCAGGCCAAGGGCATCCACGAGGCGGCGGCCGAGGTTGGAGTTGGCAAAACCGAGGTAGCGATCGCTCATGACTGGGTCTCCGCAAAGGCAAGCATGAAAGTGTGGACCAACTTTGTGGCAAGGTCGTTCGAATGCGGTAAAAACACCTAGGCTGTACGGATCAAATTGTTACAGGAGGAACATGTACATGCGTTCACCTCGCCGGGTCGCGATCCTGGGCGGCAATCGAATTCCCTTTGCCCGCTCCAATGGCATCTATGCCACCGCCAGCAACCAGGCAATGCTCACCGTCGCCCTCGAAGGGCTGATCGAGCGTTATCGCCTGCATGGGCTGCGGCTGGGGGAGGTGGTGGCTGGCGCGGTGCTCAAGCATTCCCGTGACATGAACCTGACCCGGGAATGTGTGCTGGGTTCGCGCCTGTCGCCGCAGACCCCGGCCTATGACATCCAGCAAGCCTGCGGCACCGGGCTTGAGGCTGCGCTGCTGGTGGCCAACAAGATTGCCCTGGGGCAGATCGACTGCGGTATTGCCGGCGGCGTAGACAGCACCTCCGATGCACCGATTGCCGTCAACGAAGGCCTGCGCCACATCCTGCTGCAGGCCAATCGTGGCAAAAGCCTGGGCGAGCGACTCAAGCCTTTCCTCAAGCTGCGGCCTCACCATCTGAAACCCGAGTTACCACGCAATGGCGAACCGCGCACAGGGTTATCCATGGGCGAGCATTGCGAGCGCATGGCGCAGGCCTGGCGCATTGGCCGTGCAGAGCAGGACGAGCTTGCATTGCTCAGCCACCAGAAGCTGGCCGCCGCATATGCCGAGGGTTGGCAGGATGACTTGCTGACGCCGTTTCTGTCGCTGACACGGGACAACAACTTGCGTCCCGACTTGACCCTTGAACAGTTGGCCAGGCTCAAGCCCGCCTTCGATCGCAGTGGCCAAGGCACGCTGACGGCGGGTAATTCCACGCCGCTGACCGACGGCGCCTCGGTGGTGTTGCTGGGCACGGAGCAATGGGCTGCGCAGCAAGGGCTTGAGGTGTTGGCTTACCTGGTCGATGGTGAAACTGCAGCAGTGGATTTCGTCACGGGTCGAGAAGGGCTGTTGATGGCGCCGGTGTATGCCGTGCCACGCTTGCTGGCGCGTAATGGCCTGACCCTGCAGGACTTCGATTACTACGAGATCCATGAAGCCTTTGCCGCCCAGGTGCTGTGCACGCTCAAGGCCTGGGAGGATGCCGACTACTGCCGCGAGCGGTTGGGGCTGGATGCGCCGCTTGGGGCGATTGACCGCAGCAAGCTCAACGTCAAGGGCAGCTCGCTGGCGGCTGGGCACCCGTTCGCCGCGACCGGTGGGCGGATATTGGCCAACCTGGCCAAGGTGCTGGCGACGGCGGGGAAGGGACGCGGGCTGATTTCGATTTGTGCGGCAGGTGGGCAGGGGGTGACTGTTATCGTAGAGCGGTGAGTACCAGAGAAATTGCATTGACCGCTTCGCGGGCAAGCCCGCGAAGAAGGCAGCGCAGGTGCCACAGTCATATCCCCGAGCTGTTAGGCTTGTCTGCTCAGAACGATAAGAAACCGCCATGCCGATCATCGGACGCCCCCGCGCTCTCCCGGCGCTGGACCACTTGCCCAGGCCTCTTTACGCCCGTGCCGAAAGCCTCGGCGCCGGCTCCTGGACCACCCGCCACCAGCACGACTGGGTACAGTTTTCCTACGCCATCAGCGGCGTACTCGGCGTGTACACGCGCGACGGCAGCTACTTTGCGCCGCCCCAGTGGGGGGTGTGGATCCCTGCCGATGCCGAGCACGAGGTGGTCACCTCGATGCAGGCGGAGATGCGCAGCCTGTATGTGCGCCGCGATGCCTGCCCATGGGCACCGGAGCAATGCCGGGTGCTGGAGGTGACACCACTGGCGCGCGAGCTGATCAAGCAGTTCTGCCTGTTCCCGGCTGACTACCCAGAGGGCGATAGCGCCGAGGCGCGTCTGGTGGCAGTGCTGCTGGACCAGCTGCGTACCTTGCCGGAAGTCGGGTTTTCGCTGCCGTTGCCACGCCACCCGGGCTTGCTGGCGCTGTGCAATGGCTTGATCGCCGCACCGGACCAATCGCAGACCTTGCAGCAATGGGCGCGGGAGCTGGCGTGTTCGGAGAAGACGCTGATGCGGCTTTTCCAGCGGGAGACGGGGTTGAGCTTTCGCAACTGGCGGCAGCGCATGCGGCTGTTGTCGTCGCTGGCGTTGCTGGAGGCGGGGGAGAATGTGACCGAGGCGGCGTTGGGGTGTGGGTATGACTCCACCTCGGCTTACATTGCGGCGTTCAAGCAGCTGTTTGGGGCTACCCCTGGCGAGTTGAAACTCTAGGCATGGTCTGCCTGTACCGGCCCTCTCGCCGGCAAGCCAGCTGCCACTGGGATTGCAAAGCCCCTGAGGGCAGCGGGGTCCAGTGGGCGCTGGCTTGCCGGCGACAGGGCCGGTACAGGCAATGCATCAATCAGGTGCGGAACCTGCGCACCAGCGAGTCCAGTTCATTGGACAGCCCAGCCAGGCTCTCGGAGTCCTGTCGCGCCGCCTGGGCCAGTTCGGCCACAAGTTGCGCATCCCCGTGGATCTGGCTGATGTGCCGGTTGATGTCTTCGGCCACCTGGTGTTGTTCCTCGGCCGCCGTGGCGATCTGCGTGTTCATGTCACGAATCACATCCACCGACTCACGGATTTGCCCGAAGCTGTCGCGGGCCAGGCCGATACGGCTCACCGACTGCTGCGACACTTCCAGGCTGGCATGCATCTGCTCGGCCACTTCGGCCGTGCGGCTGGCCAGGTTGCCCAACAGGCCGTCGATTTCGGCAGTGGAGTCGGCAGTGCGCTTGGCCAGGGCCCGCACTTCGTCGGCCACCACGGCAAAGCCACGGCCCTGTTCACCGGCACGGGCGGCTTCGATGGCAGCATTGAGGGCCAGCAGGTTGGTCTGTTCGGCAATCGAGCGGATGGTACCGAGGATCGACTGGATGGCGT from Pseudomonas fortuita carries:
- a CDS encoding methyl-accepting chemotaxis protein, whose protein sequence is MAEAAGRQREAVDMVSTAFHEMVATANEVARSCSQAAQSADSGQQQAREGQQQIDAAVQSVDRLSQEIEQSAQSIQQLERDSNAIQSILGTIRSIAEQTNLLALNAAIEAARAGEQGRGFAVVADEVRALAKRTADSTAEIDGLLGNLASRTAEVAEQMHASLEVSQQSVSRIGLARDSFGQIRESVDVIRDMNTQIATAAEEQHQVAEDINRHISQIHGDAQLVAELAQAARQDSESLAGLSNELDSLVRRFRT
- a CDS encoding AraC family transcriptional regulator, with translation MPIIGRPRALPALDHLPRPLYARAESLGAGSWTTRHQHDWVQFSYAISGVLGVYTRDGSYFAPPQWGVWIPADAEHEVVTSMQAEMRSLYVRRDACPWAPEQCRVLEVTPLARELIKQFCLFPADYPEGDSAEARLVAVLLDQLRTLPEVGFSLPLPRHPGLLALCNGLIAAPDQSQTLQQWARELACSEKTLMRLFQRETGLSFRNWRQRMRLLSSLALLEAGENVTEAALGCGYDSTSAYIAAFKQLFGATPGELKL
- a CDS encoding acetyl-CoA C-acetyltransferase, which translates into the protein MRSPRRVAILGGNRIPFARSNGIYATASNQAMLTVALEGLIERYRLHGLRLGEVVAGAVLKHSRDMNLTRECVLGSRLSPQTPAYDIQQACGTGLEAALLVANKIALGQIDCGIAGGVDSTSDAPIAVNEGLRHILLQANRGKSLGERLKPFLKLRPHHLKPELPRNGEPRTGLSMGEHCERMAQAWRIGRAEQDELALLSHQKLAAAYAEGWQDDLLTPFLSLTRDNNLRPDLTLEQLARLKPAFDRSGQGTLTAGNSTPLTDGASVVLLGTEQWAAQQGLEVLAYLVDGETAAVDFVTGREGLLMAPVYAVPRLLARNGLTLQDFDYYEIHEAFAAQVLCTLKAWEDADYCRERLGLDAPLGAIDRSKLNVKGSSLAAGHPFAATGGRILANLAKVLATAGKGRGLISICAAGGQGVTVIVER